One Rhizobiales bacterium GAS188 DNA window includes the following coding sequences:
- a CDS encoding surfeit locus 1 family protein, whose product MADNAAARQPAAADRLARPIAAGQPAGKHRSRLVSAIFVPAILALLGIAILSGLGIWQLERKAWKEGLLAAIAERASAPAGEFPPESGWAALSPDKDEYRHARLTGRFLNDKEAHLQANLVSPGRDDGALGYDILTPLRLADGALVIVNRGFVPLAKKEASTRPDGQIEGEVSVEGLIRFPQPHSWFIPADDTAKNVWFSRDPAPIASAYGLQRVAPVIVDADAGPDKAALPRGGQTRIAFANDHLQYALTWFGLAIVLAGVFLASALSRRRSETRTT is encoded by the coding sequence ATGGCGGATAACGCGGCAGCGCGGCAGCCTGCAGCGGCTGATCGCCTAGCCCGGCCCATCGCGGCCGGGCAGCCGGCGGGGAAGCATCGGAGCCGGCTCGTCTCGGCGATTTTCGTCCCGGCGATCTTGGCCCTTCTCGGCATCGCCATCCTCAGCGGGCTCGGAATCTGGCAGCTCGAGCGCAAGGCCTGGAAGGAAGGCCTGCTCGCCGCCATTGCCGAGCGGGCAAGTGCGCCTGCCGGCGAATTCCCGCCCGAATCCGGCTGGGCAGCCCTGTCCCCGGACAAGGACGAATATCGCCATGCGCGGCTCACCGGGCGCTTCCTGAACGACAAGGAGGCCCATCTCCAGGCCAATCTCGTCAGCCCCGGCAGGGATGACGGCGCGCTCGGCTACGATATCCTCACCCCGTTGCGGCTGGCGGACGGCGCGCTCGTCATCGTCAATCGCGGCTTCGTGCCGCTCGCCAAGAAGGAGGCCTCGACCCGTCCGGACGGACAGATCGAGGGCGAGGTCAGTGTCGAGGGCCTGATTCGCTTCCCGCAACCGCATTCCTGGTTCATCCCCGCCGACGACACTGCCAAGAATGTCTGGTTCTCGCGCGATCCCGCCCCGATCGCTTCGGCCTACGGCCTGCAGCGCGTCGCACCGGTGATCGTCGACGCCGATGCCGGCCCCGACAAAGCGGCGCTGCCGCGCGGCGGCCAGACGCGCATCGCGTTCGCCAATGATCATCTGCAATATGCCCTGACCTGGTTCGGGCTGGCGATCGTGCTCGCCGGCGTCTTCCTCGCCTCTGCGCTCTCGCGCCGCCGCAGCGAAACCCGAACAACGTAG
- a CDS encoding threonine synthase has protein sequence METARTWNPDVLHISTRGEAPAISFTDAMLAGLARDGGLYLPQAWPKLSHGEIAALAGLSYAQTAESVVGALAGESLPRPALREAITTAYAAFRHPAVCPLVQIGDNLFLLELFHGPTLAFKDVAMRLLAGLMDAALAQRGQRVTIVGATSGDTGSAAIDAFAGSERADVFILYPHGRVSEVQRRQMTTPDAPNVHAIAIEGTFDDCQALVKAMFNHHAFRDRLSLSGVNSINWARIAAQTVYYFTGAVALGAPHRPVSFMVPTGNFGNVLAGFVAKRMGLPIERLAIATNDNDILARTLEDGHYAVKGVIQTASPSMDIEVSSNFERLLFEAFRRDAASVRAAMASLGQSGSFSLKAEALARIREEFDGYRTRAPEAAAAMREVWGEAGYLLDPHTAVAVHAAKRALARDKATPMIALATAHPAKFPEAVAAATGQRPGLPPHLQELMTRKERVTVLANDRKAVESFVEKHARAARSPADHPG, from the coding sequence ATGGAGACGGCCCGAACCTGGAATCCCGACGTGCTCCATATTTCGACCCGCGGCGAGGCGCCCGCGATCTCCTTCACCGACGCCATGCTGGCCGGCCTGGCGCGGGATGGCGGCCTCTATTTGCCGCAAGCCTGGCCGAAACTCTCGCATGGCGAGATCGCGGCCTTGGCCGGCCTCTCCTATGCCCAAACGGCCGAATCCGTGGTCGGCGCGCTTGCCGGCGAGAGCCTGCCGCGCCCGGCGCTGCGCGAGGCGATCACCACCGCCTATGCGGCCTTCCGCCATCCCGCCGTCTGCCCTTTGGTGCAGATCGGCGACAATTTGTTCCTGCTCGAGCTTTTCCATGGCCCGACGCTCGCCTTCAAGGATGTGGCGATGCGGCTCCTGGCTGGGCTGATGGACGCGGCCCTCGCCCAGCGCGGCCAACGCGTCACCATCGTCGGCGCCACCTCGGGCGATACGGGCTCGGCCGCCATCGATGCCTTTGCCGGCTCCGAACGCGCCGATGTGTTCATCCTCTACCCGCATGGCCGGGTCAGCGAGGTGCAGCGCCGCCAGATGACGACGCCCGACGCCCCGAACGTGCACGCCATCGCGATCGAGGGCACTTTCGACGATTGCCAGGCGCTGGTGAAGGCGATGTTCAACCATCATGCCTTCCGCGACCGGCTGTCCCTGTCGGGGGTGAACTCGATCAATTGGGCCCGCATCGCGGCGCAAACCGTCTACTATTTCACCGGCGCCGTCGCGCTCGGCGCCCCGCACCGGCCCGTATCCTTCATGGTACCGACCGGCAATTTCGGCAATGTGCTCGCCGGCTTCGTCGCCAAGCGCATGGGCCTGCCGATCGAGCGGCTCGCCATCGCGACCAACGACAACGACATCCTGGCGCGCACGCTCGAGGATGGGCACTACGCCGTGAAGGGCGTCATCCAGACGGCCTCGCCCTCGATGGATATCGAGGTGTCGTCGAATTTCGAGCGGCTGTTGTTCGAGGCTTTTCGACGCGATGCCGCGTCGGTGCGCGCCGCCATGGCGTCGCTCGGCCAATCGGGCAGTTTCTCCCTCAAGGCCGAGGCATTGGCGCGCATTCGCGAGGAGTTCGACGGCTATCGCACCCGCGCCCCGGAAGCCGCCGCCGCCATGCGCGAAGTGTGGGGCGAGGCGGGCTATCTTCTCGATCCGCACACCGCCGTCGCCGTGCATGCGGCCAAGCGCGCCCTGGCACGCGACAAGGCGACGCCGATGATCGCGCTGGCGACCGCCCATCCGGCGAAGTTCCCCGAGGCGGTCGCGGCCGCCACCGGCCAGCGCCCCGGGCTGCCGCCGCATCTCCAGGAGCTGATGACGCGCAAGGAGCGTGTCACCGTGCTCGCCAATGACCGCAAGGCCGTCGAGAGCTTCGTGGAAAAGCATGCGCGGGCCGCTCGATCGCCGGCGGACCATCCGGGCTGA